CGAGACCGCTGATTACCGCGCCATCGTCCGGAGCATCAGCCAGGAGAGTGGTCAGCTCGTTTCGAAAAAGATTGAGGACAAAGAGGCTACCAAGCCATCGGCTGGTAAAGCAGCCGGCGACGGTGAAGACGAAGCCGAGGAAAAAGGCCGCAGCAAGAAGACTGACGCCTCGAAATACGAAAATTACTTCGACTACCGCGAGCCCCTTAAAGCGGCGCCGTCACATCGCGTGATGGCAGTGCGGCGCGGTGAGGCTGAAAAAGTCCTGCGCGTGAGCGTCGAAGTCGATGAGGACCGTATCCTCGGCGATCTGCGGACTGCGGTCTTGGGCCCACAGGTGGCGACTGACACCGTTAAGACGTGGCTAACCTCGGTCGTCGACGACAGCTACAAGCGTCTCATGGGACCATCGATCGAGACCGAGCTACGCCTGCAGCTGAAAAACACGGCTGAGGACGGTGCTATTAACGTGTTCTCGAAGAATTTGGAAAACCTGCTGCTACTCCCACCCATCCCCAACAAAACCGTCATGGGCGTCGACCCAGGACTACGTACCGGTTCTAAACTGGCAGTTGTTGATGAGACGGGCAAATTACTTGCGTCAGCAGTAGTCTATCCCGACTACCGTCGTGAAGATGCACCGAAGAACACGGAAGCCAAAACGGTGATCGCCGGCTTTATCGACAAGTTCAAAGTCAAATGCATCGCTGTTGGTAACGGTACCGGTAGCCGCGAGATCGACCGCTTTATCACGAGTGTCATCAAAGAATTTGGCGTGAAAGACGTCAAGCGTCTCGTGGTCAACGAGGCCGGCGCCTCCGTTTACTCAACTGAGGACATTGCGCGCGAGGAATTTCCTGACCTGGATCCAACGATCCGCAGTACCGTCAGTATTGCCCGTCGTCTCCAAGATCCGCTCGCCGAGCTCGTGAAGATTAACCCACGTTCCATCGGTGTCGGTCAGTATCAGCACGACGTCAATCCGACCAAGCTAGGCCGCAGCCTTGAGGAAGTGGTCGAATCCTGCGTAAACAAAGTTGGCGTCAACCTCAACACAGCCTCGTACAAGTTACTGGGCTACGTGTCGGGTGTGGGCCCCACATTAGCCAAGTGCATCGTCTCGTACCGCAACCAGCACGGCCGCTTTGGCAGCCGCGCTGAGCTCAGTAAGGTGACAGGCCTCGGACCCAAAGCTTACCAGCAAGCTGCAGGCTTCTTGCGAGTGCCGGATTCAGATAATCCGCTCGACAACTCGGCGGTCCACCCTGAGCGCTACGACATCGTGACGATGATTGCTGACGATTTGAAAAAGCCGGTCCGCGAGATCATTGGGCAACGCGACATCATTAACGGCATCCAGTGGGAGAAATACGTATCCCAGTCACTCGGTATGCCAACCTTGCAGGATATTGCTGCCGAGCTTCTGAAGCCGGGCCGTGACCCTCGGGAGGACGGAGCGCGCCTCATGTTCTCCGATGAAGTGGCCGAGCTCAGCGATCTCAAGCAGGGGATGGTCCTTAAGGGCACCGTCACCAACGTCACCGCGTTTGGCGCCTTTGTTGACATTGGTGTGCACCAAGATGGCCTCGTCCACATCAGCGAGCTGTCCGACAACTTCGTCAAAGATCCGGCCGAGGTGGTGTCTGTCGGGACGGTACTCTCGGTGCGCGTGCTAGACGTTGACGTGCAACGTAAACGCATCAGTCTTAGCTGCAAGACACCGTCGGCCGAGCGCCCTCAAGGGCAGCCGCGCCAAGGACAGCAGGGCCAACAAGCACACCAGGGCGGAGGCCAAGCGCAACGCCAAGGTGGGCAGCGTGGCGGTTACCACCAGGGATCGGGCTCCCAGCAGCATCGCGGTGGCGGGCAGCGTCCGGCGTCGAAGCCGGAGAAGAGCTTCACTATGGACGATTTGCTTAGCAAATTTGGCCGCAAGTGACGGGACCAGCAATGGCACAGGCAGTGAAACTTGGCGTCATCGGCGGGTCTGGACTCTACCAGATCGCCGGCATCACGCCGCGGCGTGAGCATCGGATGGAGACGCCTTTCGGCGCACCTTCCGATGCTATAGTAGAAGCTGAAGTTGCAGGTCGCTCGGTCTATTTTCTGCCCCGCCACGGGATAGGCCATCGATTGACTCCCTCCGAGGTCCCCTACCGCGCCAACATTCACGCCATAAAGCAGTTGGGCGTGACCCATCTTCTAGCGGTCAGCGCCTGCGGCATCATGCGGGCTGACATCGTGCCGGGCGATATGGTGGTACCGGATCAAATTTACGACCGCACCAAAGGCGTGCGTGAGTCGACTTTTTTTGGCGATGGGATCGTCGGTCACGTGACCTTCGCCGAGCCTTTTTGCCCGGAAATGCGTGGCTGCATTATTGACGCAGCCAAAGCGGAGGGGGCAAGAGTTCATGCCCGCGGCACCTATGTCTGCATGGAGGGACCGGCCTTCTCGACACGGGCAGAATCCGAATATTACCGTAAAACTCTAGCACCAGCCGTGATCGGTATGACGGCCATTCCCGAGGCTAAATTGGCCCGCGAGGCCGAGCTTTGTTACGGCATGCTGGCGCTTGCTACGGACTATGACTGTTGGCATGACACCCATGCTTCCGTCACTGTCGCCATGGTGCTCGAGGTTCTAAGAGCTAACAGTGAGCTGGCCAATCGTATCGTTAAAAGGGTGGCTGAAATCCTTCCGGTCACATCTGAGAGCCCCATGCTAAGCGCGGCTAAGAATGCGGTCATGACGCGTCAGGATCAGATACCGGCAGCGACTAAGGCCAGGCTGCAGTTACTTTACGGTAAATATTTCAAGTGAACGAATCTGCCACCTTACCCTCGGGCTAGCGCCTCACTAGCCTGGCAATATGACCGCCTAAATTTACAGTTTTGGAACAAAGACCTGCGTCCCTCCCCCTGCACAGGCATGGCCTTACCTTGCCTTGGGGTCAAGTATAGCCACGGGGTGTCGATACCCTAAGGTATGGACGCTCGACTTAAAAATCAAATGACGCAGCCCATAGTAAGTGACGCAAGCGCGCAACTGAACGCATTACGACGGGCCTTGGCAGGGCTCATCGACGACAAGGGTGAAGTCACAAACGTGACTCTATGCGCTCTCTTGGCCGGTGGCCATCTTTTACTCGAGGACGTGCCGGGAGTGGGCAAAACGACTTTTATTAAGGCTCTGGGCAAGATGCTCGGCTTCTCCTTTGCACGTGTCCAATTCACCAGCGATCTGCTCCCAGCCGATATCCTCGGCGTTGAGGTTTACGATCAAAATAAACATCATTTTGTTTTTCATCGCGGTCCGATTTTTACCCATATACTTTTGGCCGATGAACTAAATCGCGCCTCACCGCGCACGCAATCAGCTCTACTTGAAGCCATGAGCGAGGGCTCGGTGACCATTGATCACCAGAGCCACGAACTGCCGCGACCTTTTATGGTGTTTGCGACGCAAAACCCAGTCCATAGCATCGGCACCTACGATCTACCTGATTCACAACTCGACCGTTTTGCCGCCAAACTACACATGGGTTACCCCAGCGCCAAACGCGAACTCGAGATCCTGCAAGCTGCCGCCAAAGACCCATTGGTTGACGTACCTGACAATTTAATCAGTCCGGCAGCGCTCCAGGAGCTGCATCGATCGCTCGAACAAATTCACGTAGCCGTAGCCATAGCGCAGTATGTAAAACGCGTCGTCGATGCATCCCGCGCCCATCCCAAAATCCGCCTCGGCATATCGACGAGGGGAGGAGTGTTGTGGCTGCGCATGGCCAAGGCTCTAGCCATGCTCGGAGGCAGGTCATTCGTCACTCCCGACGATCTCCAGAGTCTGGCTATACCCTGTTTGGCACATCGAATTATGACTCATACCGAGGCTAAGGCGGATACTGTGATTACGACACTCCTCAACGAAGTCGATATCGTTTAGTTTATGTACTATCCCAAGGTAAATCGCGGCATCTCATTTACCAAGCCAGGAATCTATGCATTCTGTCTCATTCTCCTGGTCGGCTTAATCGCCATCAGCACTGGCATCA
This genomic stretch from Deltaproteobacteria bacterium harbors:
- a CDS encoding AAA family ATPase; this encodes MDARLKNQMTQPIVSDASAQLNALRRALAGLIDDKGEVTNVTLCALLAGGHLLLEDVPGVGKTTFIKALGKMLGFSFARVQFTSDLLPADILGVEVYDQNKHHFVFHRGPIFTHILLADELNRASPRTQSALLEAMSEGSVTIDHQSHELPRPFMVFATQNPVHSIGTYDLPDSQLDRFAAKLHMGYPSAKRELEILQAAAKDPLVDVPDNLISPAALQELHRSLEQIHVAVAIAQYVKRVVDASRAHPKIRLGISTRGGVLWLRMAKALAMLGGRSFVTPDDLQSLAIPCLAHRIMTHTEAKADTVITTLLNEVDIV
- a CDS encoding RNA-binding transcriptional accessory protein, translating into MSINLMQKVAGEMNIKPAQVHSAIKLLFEEECTIPFVARYRKEMTGSLDEVQLRDIRDRYQYLTELESSKIKYLKVVEEHCQKNPAFQGKFDELKKRFEACTTRQELEDLYLPFKPKRRTRAMIAREKGLEPLLELILSARQSLTDLQAAAAPFVTPADKDVPTELRVPDTAAALAGAADILAERINETADYRAIVRSISQESGQLVSKKIEDKEATKPSAGKAAGDGEDEAEEKGRSKKTDASKYENYFDYREPLKAAPSHRVMAVRRGEAEKVLRVSVEVDEDRILGDLRTAVLGPQVATDTVKTWLTSVVDDSYKRLMGPSIETELRLQLKNTAEDGAINVFSKNLENLLLLPPIPNKTVMGVDPGLRTGSKLAVVDETGKLLASAVVYPDYRREDAPKNTEAKTVIAGFIDKFKVKCIAVGNGTGSREIDRFITSVIKEFGVKDVKRLVVNEAGASVYSTEDIAREEFPDLDPTIRSTVSIARRLQDPLAELVKINPRSIGVGQYQHDVNPTKLGRSLEEVVESCVNKVGVNLNTASYKLLGYVSGVGPTLAKCIVSYRNQHGRFGSRAELSKVTGLGPKAYQQAAGFLRVPDSDNPLDNSAVHPERYDIVTMIADDLKKPVREIIGQRDIINGIQWEKYVSQSLGMPTLQDIAAELLKPGRDPREDGARLMFSDEVAELSDLKQGMVLKGTVTNVTAFGAFVDIGVHQDGLVHISELSDNFVKDPAEVVSVGTVLSVRVLDVDVQRKRISLSCKTPSAERPQGQPRQGQQGQQAHQGGGQAQRQGGQRGGYHQGSGSQQHRGGGQRPASKPEKSFTMDDLLSKFGRK
- the mtnP gene encoding S-methyl-5'-thioadenosine phosphorylase, coding for MAQAVKLGVIGGSGLYQIAGITPRREHRMETPFGAPSDAIVEAEVAGRSVYFLPRHGIGHRLTPSEVPYRANIHAIKQLGVTHLLAVSACGIMRADIVPGDMVVPDQIYDRTKGVRESTFFGDGIVGHVTFAEPFCPEMRGCIIDAAKAEGARVHARGTYVCMEGPAFSTRAESEYYRKTLAPAVIGMTAIPEAKLAREAELCYGMLALATDYDCWHDTHASVTVAMVLEVLRANSELANRIVKRVAEILPVTSESPMLSAAKNAVMTRQDQIPAATKARLQLLYGKYFK